gtaggttttattgattcactaatgaaattacttaaaataacgttttatttttaatttcaaatcaaaacctatttatttatcttcatttcattcgttcatttttgttcacaaaagttcgcaataaatagaattgtagtacgaaatttgcgaagtttcggacgaaacttcgtttttcgttgaattagagtagacccccaGATCAGCACATTTACCATTATTGGCATGCAAATtggttaggtatatttttagaaaggtttaaattaaataaaaacacactcGATTATAACACTTTTATTCTAAAAGCCTCATGTTTaaacaaatcaatttatttCCTAGATTTTATAGCTAATGTGTTGGTAATTCATTAAGATTCGTGGTATATTTGAGAAATCAGGTTTTGTATGCAGTTTAGGTTCAGGAACCACCAGAGTAGGGCGCTGTAGAACACAATCTGTACTATGATGTCCACGACTACCATTCTGGAAGGAAAAAAAATAaggcattataaataaattaaacaagaaaaattgttaaattaagccattataaataataagcaagaaaaattatgttatattaaatgGCCCTTGACATTTTAGAGATGAAACTGACATTtatattgactttgactttcaacTTTTAACTTTTGCcttttaagttataatatttgactttggtaactttgattttgactttgatgacTTTGAATTTGCCTGTCTTTAACTTTGATATTGATTtttgctttgacattgactttgatattgacattgactttgacattgactttgacattgactttgacattgactttgacattgactttgtctttgacattgactttgacattgactttgacaatgaaattgacattgacattgacattgacattgacattgacattgatattgactttgacattgactttgactttgactttgacattgactttgattttgactttaacattaccaataaaaatttactttcaaaaaaaatatataattaagaaACATACCTTTTATAATGTGCCATGGCTTTCGGCATATCTTCATCCTTCTCTTTCAAGAGGTACTTCTTACCTCCCTTCACAGCGTTCACGAAATATTTGTATTGATCAATATTTTCCATTTCATAATAGAAATGCTTCCTATCCTCGTCCTTGATCTTCGTTCTCATGAGTACCAGGTTTGTGTTGTCAAATGTCCATTGCTTCGTGATGTAGTATTGTAAGGCTAGGTTAGCTATGTAGATACGTCTTTGAACTTTGACCAGCCTGtaggagaaaaaaaaatgttgattatcacacacataacgtcacgccttttgtccccgaaggggtagacagaggtgcacattacggcacataatgccgctatacaatgtagtgtacacctacttttcaccatttgtgttataagtctcatgtaatagggggtgaggcgcaattccagactccgtgctactactgacaaatggaaaatccgaaaaaagttcAGTAGTACTTTttccgactcgggaatcgaacccgagaccccttgtctggcagtcgcacttgtgaccacttgaccaacgaggcagtcaattattattttttttctcctgtgtcgtgattGTGATTCCAAAAATACCATTTCACACGCACGTGACTCCCAGACCCAATATAACAGtatgtggattacacaaagcgTTGcttcgctacacgttgcacgacagccagttgcccagccaccgcgccaaccgtgcagtcagaattATTACGTATTATTAAGAAcatccatttaaaaaacaatgtaatagCACGAAGGCTGGAATTAGTACCTGATGAAATAGCAATAGGGTCATCCTGTATTAcctacatgggactcataacaatGACTGAATTATAAATATGCAACTCTTCCCACTTACATTGGCTTTCTACCCGCCAACCAAAGGATAGTGTCCACGAAGATCGCTGGTAGCAGATGGAGTAATATCACCTGCAAACATAATggagaatagggatgatgacggggtataaaaattaaaaatctatttagtccgtcagttaggtaatgaaaaaatattagacaatatttttttattatgtcatataagataacaatgcttacataaaacgtgttaaagtttaggagtgggagctaactacgtcactattcagaataaaacgtactcaaaaatgacgtcacgtgatatttaaaatcgatatatcttcgaaagtatttgtttccgtaaataaatgaaaaatacgtgtataatattttaaaataatctacaagacggacattacaataaaaatttgtcatctgcCCTATTCATTACATACATTACTAGAGGCCTAATTTACTGATGaaagaagtgtgggagagccataatTCGCCTCTACcggagtgaaacaacgcttgcgttgtgtttctttgtgtgagtgaggttactggaggctcaaattatcccccttcccaatccccgaatcctcaacaatccttaaattcctaacccccgaaaggccggcaacgcaacggTCTacgggcggcgattgcttaccattagttAATCCATCTACTCATTTATTACcctattccaaaaaatattgtattttaaagttattatttaccttaataTAATGTAAAGTCTTCGACTTGGTGAGGTCTCCACCAGGAGTCCACAGCATATCATTGACGGGCACTGACGGGTAGATCTGACGGCCCATGGCAATCATCTGCCCCATGGTAACGGTGTTTAGCTTACCAGCACAGCAGTTGTAGATGGGTAAGTCATCGTTTGGAGACAGTCTGCAAGGTATACGAACTGTTTTTATAGAGGACAATTaaacctggagctgcggattgactagtgggttaccggagctccggctcgaaaagcaagagtaggaacggggtggtttttagtcagtaagagtctgaatcCTCTCGTTTCgccgaaggcgggagaagacattggttgattttctcccctcaacaAAAAATAGACAGTGAAAATACATATTCATATTACACTTCAAATGGGCTGGCTTGGCCATTGCAACATCGCCGCCGAAAATCTAACTCATCGATAATTTACTTCCAGATAAGCCGGTTGCAAGAAATGTGCATCCAGCGGCTTcttgcgaccttaatcaggtcgtctgtccaccttgtgggtggacgtctTACACTGCGCTTGGCCTCAATTCGAGAACCTTTCTGCCCCTGCggccgacgtggaacaacgcttgcgttggtttttgttgtatgagtgaagttactggaggcccaattaccccttcccaatccccgattccccaacaactcttaaactCCTATCCCTCAAAAGGCCAGGAACGCACTTGCAGCGTCTTTGGTGTTTCAACtttccacgggcggcggcgattgcttaccatcaggggccttagtctgctattacaactGTTCGACCATTCAGGtcgagcagtgcgagagggacggagctatacaaccttcatagctccgtccctctcgcacagCTCAgtatcgaccattctgacacaattgtaatagcagactaaggttccaggtgatccgtcagctcgtttaccgacttatatcataaaaagttGAGTCGTTTCTTATGGTAGATCAGCCTAAAAATAATCATCTACTTACTCCTTAGTTCCTCTCAACCAGGAAGCCACAATGAAACTCTTGATGGAGATATCTACAGGCATATAATCTGCTACCAGGTCAGGGTCTGTGTACATACTCCGCAGGATACCTgtaattacacaaaataatctttaaaatagttaaattattacACGAAACAACGCTTAAGTTgtatttcgtcgtgtgagtgaggttaccggaggcctttTTATGTAGAGAATCTAACCAACAGAAGATAATGATAAAGGTTTTTATTATATCACAGTTAATCACTTATTTAATAGTATGAAAGGGGTAGATTAGGTAAGTTTTAATAAACTGCACGAGCTGGAGAAACCGACGTTAAACAATGggccgcggcgattgcttaccatcaggtgatcgtttacggcttataccttaaaaaaccCCAATCCTCAATTTCTTAAAGCTTACCTTTTCCACAAGCCGCCAACAGAGCTGCAGGTCCATTGAAGTTCTCAATCCACCCTGGCACGGGCTCCTCCACGCTGgatattactgaaaaaaaaaacacacgcaataaataaaaaaataaaatctcttgATCCTTTTAAGAAAGAAAAGCTAGACTGATCTTTGCATCACCTCATATATGCTCAGAATTTTTGGGCAATATTTAAAcactatctaatattttaatggaacttGAGGCAAAGGATTTTCATACGGTTCATCTGATGGTACAAGCTATCAGCCaaatggacacccgtaacaatAGAgatgcgttgtcagccttttaaGAAAGAATAAGCTTTCTTTCGAAGGTTTGAagatcgtatcggttcggaaatatcgccgccgacagctcattccacagttttgctgtgcgaggcagaaagttttaCCGTTGGGCCAGCTCAACCATGATACCATAGCCTCATCCTCTCAGCGTTAAACAACGcgttatgtagctgtgtgagtgaggttactggagaagTATctaagagccatgcttcggtaatGAATTGGGCCGGCTCGTCggatgataccacggcctcacagaaaaccgacgtgaagcaactacttgcgttgtgtttcaatgtgtgagtgaggtctaccggaggcccaattaccccttccaatttttccccatccccgattcccgaacataaatCCCCTAACtccctaaaaagccggcaacgcacttttaacgcctttggtgtttcaagtgtccatgggcggcgacaaacgattgctaaccatcaggtaatacgtctgctcgattgccggcttgttccatgaaaaaaaaaaaaaactcaatcgCCCCACAAAATACTGGTAACGCACTTATTATAATTGccctggtattgcgggtgtcaaTGTGTGGTGcttattgcttaccataagtATGATTAGTACGGcttctaaaaacttaattattaaagaCTACTGGATGAAGTAAGGGTCTTACCAATGGAAGGTCTGATGATGACAATGGGTAGAATCCCTTTGTACTCCGCGACCACATTCTCTGCCAACTGCTTGGAAAATGTGTAGGTGTTCGGTAACTCTCCTAGGAATCTGAAAGAGGAGACaacagtttaaattatttattaattgtatagATAACGAAaacgtcgtggtggcccggaggtttataGGTAAGCGACCACAGGCCCGCCTCGtatgcatcgtacgcatcggacggatcgcatcaaacggattattTTTTCAGACTAGCCGACGCCAGTAAAgttagcaatcggattgccgatgccACTTTTTCTTCGGATTTTTGGcgtcggcattccgtatgacttCATCTGTACGcgtcgcatgtaggcattgccaatgcggtccgtacgatgcggatcagtggacgctgttgtatgagtttctatacaagacaaactaaaatccgttgcgtgcgatactgtacgatgcggatcagtgaacgcagttgtatgagtttctatacaagacaaactaaaatccgttgcatacGATGcgtaaataaaaccgtttagtCAAAAAGGTTGACAACTTACTTTGGAGTAAGCACCTTCAACGTATGAGAGTCAGTTGTCTCGCAAATGTTCAGGGTTTCTCTCCAGTCAGCGTGAGGAGGGTAGACGATCTCCTCCAGTGTCTCTCTGTTGGTGTTTGCATACGAAGTGGACACGTGGACAAAAACCTGGAAGTATGAACGACTTGACTGTAGTTTTATGAGAAACATGGTTacctatttttaaccgacttcaaaaaagaaaggaggatgtttatctttttttttttaatgttacatcATACTAGTAGGTGTCGTAAACTGCCtggttggtcgagtggtcgcacgtgcgactaggggtctcgggttcgattcccttgtCGGGCAaactattactgggctttttacggaaatttctcagtagtagcacgatgTCTAGacttgtgcccagtatatgttCAATAGTTGTTCAATAGGCtctccccctattacatgggacttataacacaaatggtaaaaagtgggtgtacattgtatagcggcattgtgTAACGTTGCAAgtaattatagatattttattgaattgaaattgcaCTGAGATTGAGTTTGGTTTGGACGCATCGTAATGATAAAATTCTTAAGCATATCTACTAACATTTAAATTCCTGATGTCTGCTGCTAGTTCCACCATCTCCTTAGTACCTCGGAGGTTCATACGGATAGCATACTCCAAGGGATCATCAAATCTGGAAAAATGCAAGACCTAATTAGTACTTTTTTCATGGTCTAGTGGCAAACTGGCAAATGGATTTCCTGATGCTAAGCGATCAACGTCGCCTATGGCAACACTAAAGGAGTCACAATATTTTGCTGGACTTTTTTTAATGAGACAAAcccaccacaacctcccacactGCTGCAACCATGGGAGATCCATGCTAGCAAGTagatgggccggctcgaaccatgataccacggcctcacacaaatgacgtgaaacaacgcttgcattgtgtttcgttgtatgagtcaTGTCAATCCGATTCCCCAAATACCTAATCACCCAAAtcaaatacctaacccccaaaaggccggtaacgcacttttaacgcgtctggtgtttcgggtgtattTGAGTGTATGGGCAATTGCttgccatcaagtgatccgtctactcgtttaccgactgATATACGGCCTCATACAAAAAACACACGGAAACTGGCTGGTGATACTTGCAATTGTGGTATGCATGAAGTTTACCAAAGGCCCAATGCTCCCCATTAGCTTTGAAATGGCTTCACATACCTAACGCTAGCTGCCACATGGTACACGATGTTCACACGGTTGACGATCAGTGCGCGGTCCTCTTCAGATATACCTGGAATGGAACATGACATCAGGACGTATTAAATCATAGATTTAGTTTTTTACCGTAAAAATCGTATGGAAAATTTACTGGCATTGACTgcatttaaaccacatattacTGTTATCATTTTGGCTATCAATATACGAATTGTGAGCGAAATAGGCCAGTAtggccaaaaagtgcatttttatcttttaactaCATTTGAACACTCATTTACAAAAACAtgccgcgccacatgtccgtaacattcctagacaacctacaacattacagctcttctgtggtcaagttACAGGGAACTGTTCACAAATAATCTGGATTACtaaacttgatttatttatcattgttaTAAAATCTCAATGTTTTAATTATCGGTTTtcgttgtattatgcttctgtggacgatgTACTACTTGTACTTTCATTTAAGTCCATATGAATGATCTTCATACTGTATAATAATGGGTCAACATTAGGCCACTATTTAACCTGGTgataagcgatgatgcggcctgcGGAGCACCTCTACCCCAATGTTTACCTAAGTGGTCGTCTGTCCTCCTTATGGGTGATAAACTCCCTAACACAACCCAACAGATAAGCAATCTAAAGGTTCCAACTCACCCAAACCAAGTTCCATAACATCTCCGGCGATTACAAACACTTGGGATTCGAAGCCGGGTCTCTCTTTGCGAAGTCTATCGAACAACTGGAACATAAAACATGttaacattagctcatgacgatacctaagtacgtgtgtcgcctggacagtcaacctcgctacatccttgttgactggacatctacactacatgagctgctgtttacatgtgaacattagctcatgacgctACCTAAGTACGTGTTTCGCCTCGACAGTCAACCTGGCTACATCCtcgttgactggacatctacactacatgagctgctgcttacatgtgaacattaattacctcatgacgatacctaagtacgtgtgtcgcctggacagtcaacctcgctacatccttgttgactggacatctacactacatgagctgctgtttacatgtgaacattagctcatgacgatacctaagtacgtgtgtcgcctggacagtcaacctcgctacatccttgttgactggacatctacactacatgagctgctgtttacatgtgaacattagctcatggcgatacctaagtacgtgtgtcgcctggacagtcaacctcgctacatccttgttgactggacatctacactacatgagttgctgtttacatgtgaacattaattagctcatgacgatacctaagtacgtgtgtcgcctggacagtcaacctcgctacatccttgttgactggacatctacactacatgagctgctgtttacatgtgaacattagctcatggcgatacctaagtacgtgtgtcgcctggacagtcaacctcgctacatccttgttgactggccatctacactacatgagttgctgtttacatgtgaacattaattagctcatgacgatacctaagtacgtgtgtcgcctggacagtcaacctcgctacatccttgttgactggacatctacactacatgagctgtttacatgtgaacattagctcatgacgatataATATTATCGCGTGTTTTAACCGCTGATTAAGTAATTTTGCTATTTACAATGACTTGCTAGATTTATTATACAGTATATGAAACTTACATGTACGTACCTACTGTAGTAAATTCATGAATCATCTACATATgaatgaaacaattaaaaagaaatgaataaatgaaattttaaaggtctcattggcggtggcacgggcattggatcgctcgattccctacaatttggttgagttgggcggtgatGGTGTACGTGTCATTGTACGAGTACAgtgacgatatttatttatttattaacgtgTAACATCATGCTTTTTATATACTATaacgctatacaatgtacacccacttttcacaaattgtgttacaagtcccatgtaatatgtatcccatgtgagcctattgctatatactgggcactacTGATGAATTTTCGAAACAccaaaaaaacccaataatactttgcccgacctgggaatcttacctatttattttactgataTATTTTGTGCATTTATTTACTGAATGAAACACGTAAAcgtgcagacgtatcacctgatggtaagcaatcgcctttgcccatggacacttgaaacaccaacgttacaagagcgttgccggcattttggagGTCCGGTAGTCGCATTTATTTgcgaagcatttatttatttattttatgtatttagttaCCTTTAGGCATTACGTTGCATTCtattatgttatgtaagtatataacaacgcataattttgttaatttcttgCGTAAATGCAGACAACagaacaacttaaaaataaatcaaatcaaatagcTATTTGTTTGTTCTTGAACAGTATTCTATTcgattttgacatttgacatttgacaaacaaCGTACGATAACaaaaagaattaataatttattaatttgtttcgtTTACTATTGTTTTGTACAGGACTAGCTATTGCGTGAGGCTTTGCCCTTGTGGTCTATTTTCAATTATTACCACCCCTACTCGTCATGTGGGTATGTGACATCCATGACACTCGACTATACATTTGATAGAGACAGGGAAGAAGCGGTGTCTAATCAACGTACATTTTATacttctagactaataaataaataaaattggagtgtctttttgaaatattgaaataaacattttataatttttatcgatctgtctgtctgtttgtttgttctggctaacctttgaaatggctggaccgattttgacggaactTTGATTGGCAGGTTACTGATGTGCTATGGCGTTACTAATGGCTACTTTTATTTGACGACAtgacacacttgtaacaccagaggagctcTACGAGTGCATTACCAACCCTTAAGAAGAGACCTCCCCCCTCATTACCCCCCCCCCCTACCCCGCACACACGCATGATATCACTACGGATCAAGCCGAcctattcatgccgaagcatggctctctcacccAAGCCGTTACCAGCATTAACGTATCAGCCACAAACTTAACCTGCTTGAACATAGGTCTCCCCAAAGACTTCCAGATAAATAGATTATACATATGATTCGAATGAAGTAGGTAATACTCACTGGTGCAGCTAAGATCTGTGCCAGTCTATCTTCTGATTTCACACCCTTCTTGTTTCTCAGAAGAATATAGATCCTATCCAGGTCTGGGCAGGAGTACAGCAGCTTCTCCACCAGGACTTTGCCCATAAAACCTGGAAggaaatatagtaaatattacttattttatacattcttaaatattaaagtgtgggagagccatgcttcggcacgaatgggccggctcgactggagttataccacggcctcatagaaaaccgacgtgaaacaacgcttgcgttgtatgagtgaggttaccggaggcccaattcccccttctcaatctccgactccccaacaacccttaaattcctaacccctaaaaggccggcaatgcacttgtaagtttgtaacatctctggtgtttcaccgtgtgtccatgggtggcggcgattgcttaccatcaggtgatccgtatgctcgtttaccggcgaattacataaaaagaaaacaggCAGCTGATACACCAAGAAGTAACTTggcaaaatttattaaaaaaaaattaaaacaagaaaaagtTATGTCCTAAAATTCATAACCTATGCAGACAAAATTCCAAGAAGTATTTTATTCtggaattattttttaagtcacATACTCCGTAATTTACGCGAACGAAGCCGCGGGCTTTAGCTAGttcatgaatataattattattcatttattgtgTCTGTCCTCAAAGTCGT
The sequence above is a segment of the Spodoptera frugiperda isolate SF20-4 chromosome 21, AGI-APGP_CSIRO_Sfru_2.0, whole genome shotgun sequence genome. Coding sequences within it:
- the LOC118280404 gene encoding putative fatty acyl-CoA reductase CG5065 isoform X1, with amino-acid sequence MGFLEDRDLSGVPSIPEFYRGKTVFITGASGFMGKVLVEKLLYSCPDLDRIYILLRNKKGVKSEDRLAQILAAPLFDRLRKERPGFESQVFVIAGDVMELGLGISEEDRALIVNRVNIVYHVAASVRFDDPLEYAIRMNLRGTKEMVELAADIRNLNVFVHVSTSYANTNRETLEEIVYPPHADWRETLNICETTDSHTLKVLTPKFLGELPNTYTFSKQLAENVVAEYKGILPIVIIRPSIVISSVEEPVPGWIENFNGPAALLAACGKGILRSMYTDPDLVADYMPVDISIKSFIVASWLRGTKELSPNDDLPIYNCCAGKLNTVTMGQMIAMGRQIYPSVPVNDMLWTPGGDLTKSKTLHYIKVILLHLLPAIFVDTILWLAGRKPMLVKVQRRIYIANLALQYYITKQWTFDNTNLVLMRTKIKDEDRKHFYYEMENIDQYKYFVNAVKGGKKYLLKEKDEDMPKAMAHYKRMVVVDIIVQIVFYSALLWWFLNLNCIQNLISQIYHES